A single window of Providencia alcalifaciens DNA harbors:
- a CDS encoding DNA-3-methyladenine glycosylase I: protein METSLTRCHWVNQDPEYIAYHDNEWGKPTKDNQELFEMICLEGQQAGLSWYTILKKRQGYRELFHQFDPEKIATMDEKDVERLMQDSRIIRNRLKINAIIANAKAYLAMKNQGIDFSTFIWGFVNHQPIVNKWMESAQVPAETELSKTLSKMLKKHGFKFVGSVTCYAFMQATGMVNDHLVNCCQYQ from the coding sequence ATGGAAACATCACTCACCCGCTGTCATTGGGTCAATCAAGATCCAGAATATATTGCCTACCACGATAATGAATGGGGAAAACCCACCAAAGATAACCAAGAATTATTCGAAATGATCTGCCTCGAAGGCCAGCAAGCCGGGCTCTCTTGGTATACCATTTTGAAAAAGCGCCAAGGGTATCGAGAACTCTTCCATCAATTTGATCCTGAAAAGATTGCCACGATGGATGAAAAAGACGTAGAGCGGCTTATGCAAGACTCTAGAATCATTCGTAATAGATTAAAAATCAACGCGATTATTGCTAACGCCAAGGCCTATTTAGCGATGAAAAATCAAGGAATAGATTTTTCTACTTTCATTTGGGGCTTTGTGAACCACCAACCCATTGTCAATAAATGGATGGAATCTGCCCAAGTTCCTGCAGAAACAGAGCTTTCGAAGACTTTGTCTAAAATGCTGAAAAAACACGGCTTCAAATTTGTAGGCTCTGTTACTTGCTACGCCTTTATGCAAGCCACAGGGATGGTCAATGACCACCTTGTAAATTGCTGCCAATATCAATAA
- a CDS encoding YceK/YidQ family lipoprotein has translation MPSLIFLRSLAFSTLLTLTLSGCSSIMTHAGPTDSYYPGTKNSVDMLQHEDTGWVVKPLLVIDLPFTALMDTLLIPMDYMHSSSSQESDSPKKRVEQLDKQRLDKQSSDKPSSDKQQPKKSQ, from the coding sequence ATGCCAAGCTTGATTTTTCTTAGGTCGTTAGCATTTTCCACATTATTGACTCTTACATTAAGTGGCTGCTCCAGTATTATGACTCATGCTGGCCCTACTGATAGCTATTATCCTGGAACAAAAAATAGTGTTGATATGCTGCAGCATGAAGATACGGGCTGGGTAGTTAAACCATTACTGGTTATTGATTTACCATTTACCGCACTTATGGATACATTATTAATTCCGATGGATTATATGCATTCAAGCAGTTCACAAGAGTCTGACTCACCAAAAAAACGTGTAGAACAGCTTGATAAACAGCGACTTGATAAACAGTCATCTGATAAGCCATCATCTGATAAACAACAGCCAAAGAAATCTCAATGA
- a CDS encoding putative transporter: MSELALTVSLLALAAALGLWIGNWKIRNVGLGIGGVLFGGIIVGHFARSYGLSLNNDMLHFIQEFGLILFVYTIGIQVGPGFFSSLRVSGLKLNGFALMVVILGAVVTAIIYKIADIPLPIILGIFSGAVTNTPSLGAGQQILSDLGSDPSLVGQMGMGYAMAYPMGICGILLVMWLVRIIFRISVDKEAAEFNSANVQHRDLLQTMNIAVRNTNLDGLMMQDIPILGSEDIVCSRLKRGEMMVVPQPTTEIYLGDLLHVVGQREDLNKVRLILGEEVEASLSTSSSVLHSVRVVVTNDAVLSKRLKELNLKQKYDVVVTRLNRTGIDLMANNNSVLQFGDILNIVGRPESIEAVTAILGNAKQKLQQVQMLPVFIGIGLGVVLGSLPIFVPGFPAALKLGLAGGPLVVALILGRIGTIGRLYWFMPPSANLALRELGIVMFLAVVGLNSGGSFIETLIQGDGLTWIGYGLLITFIPLFITGLVARIFGKMNYLSLCGVLAGSMTDPPALAFANNIHPTSGAPALSYATVYPLAMFLRIISPQLLAILFWAL, encoded by the coding sequence ATGAGTGAATTAGCGCTTACAGTCAGTTTATTAGCATTAGCTGCCGCACTAGGCTTATGGATAGGTAATTGGAAAATCCGCAATGTGGGCTTAGGGATTGGCGGGGTTCTTTTTGGTGGAATTATTGTTGGGCATTTTGCGCGAAGTTACGGGTTGTCTCTCAATAATGACATGCTGCATTTTATTCAAGAATTTGGTTTGATCCTCTTCGTTTATACCATCGGGATACAAGTTGGACCCGGTTTTTTCTCTTCTTTGCGTGTTTCAGGTTTAAAACTCAATGGATTTGCCTTGATGGTGGTTATTTTAGGGGCAGTCGTTACCGCTATTATCTATAAAATAGCAGACATTCCTCTACCGATTATTTTGGGTATTTTCTCGGGCGCAGTCACGAATACGCCATCGTTAGGGGCAGGGCAGCAAATTCTATCTGATTTAGGGTCTGATCCGAGTTTGGTAGGGCAAATGGGAATGGGGTATGCGATGGCTTACCCAATGGGAATTTGCGGTATTTTACTGGTGATGTGGCTCGTTCGTATTATCTTTCGTATCTCAGTAGATAAAGAAGCCGCAGAGTTTAACAGTGCGAACGTTCAGCATCGTGACTTACTGCAAACGATGAACATTGCGGTGCGCAATACCAATCTTGATGGCTTGATGATGCAAGATATTCCCATTTTAGGCAGTGAAGACATTGTTTGCTCGCGGTTAAAACGAGGGGAAATGATGGTGGTGCCTCAGCCGACGACAGAAATATATCTTGGAGATCTACTGCATGTTGTTGGGCAAAGAGAGGACTTAAATAAAGTTCGCCTAATTCTTGGTGAGGAGGTTGAGGCTTCATTATCAACCTCAAGTTCTGTATTGCACTCTGTCCGAGTGGTAGTGACTAATGACGCTGTACTAAGTAAACGTTTAAAAGAACTGAATCTCAAGCAGAAGTATGATGTGGTGGTAACTCGTTTGAACCGAACCGGGATTGACCTGATGGCCAACAACAATTCCGTGCTGCAATTTGGTGATATTCTCAATATTGTTGGTCGTCCTGAATCAATCGAAGCAGTCACTGCAATACTTGGAAACGCGAAACAAAAATTACAGCAAGTCCAGATGCTGCCTGTATTTATTGGGATAGGTTTGGGAGTCGTTTTAGGCTCGTTACCGATATTTGTACCGGGCTTTCCGGCCGCATTGAAGTTAGGTTTAGCGGGCGGGCCGTTAGTTGTTGCTTTGATCCTTGGGCGAATAGGTACCATTGGCCGGCTGTATTGGTTTATGCCACCAAGCGCAAACTTAGCACTGCGGGAGCTTGGGATCGTGATGTTCCTTGCGGTTGTAGGGTTGAATTCGGGAGGGAGTTTTATTGAAACTCTTATTCAAGGGGATGGGCTCACATGGATTGGTTATGGGCTATTAATTACCTTTATCCCTCTGTTTATCACCGGCCTAGTCGCACGCATTTTCGGCAAAATGAATTATTTAAGCCTATGCGGTGTGTTGGCTGGCTCTATGACAGATCCACCAGCATTAGCTTTTGCAAATAATATCCATCCAACCAGTGGAGCTCCGGCACTTTCTTACGCCACGGTATACCCTTTAGCGATGTTTTTACGCATTATTTCGCCGCAGTTATTAGCCATCTTATTTTGGGCATTATGA
- a CDS encoding valine--pyruvate transaminase produces MNFSKFGNKFAKNSGISELMKDLNEGIRTPGSIMLGGGNPAHIPEMDKYFQGLLAEMCANGQLTDTLCNYDGPQGKDAMLKALAATLKAKLGWDISAKNIALTNGSQSAFFYLFNLLAGRFEDGISRKVLFPIAPEYVGYADSGLDDDLFVANKPQIEFLPDGQFKYHVDFNTLEITEDIGVICVSRPTNPTGNVITDEEVLHLDQLAKQHNIPLLIDNAYGVPFPGIIFSDATPFWNENVILCMSLSKLGLPGTRCGIIIGSEELIDAISNMNGIISLAPGGIGPSIALEMLQRDDLFELSQNVIGPFYKQRVEEVIKIIRRYIPEDKCLIHKPEGAIFLWLWFKDLPISCLELYRRLKARGVLMVPGHYFFPGLEEDWQHAHECMRMNYVPEPEKIEQGIQILAQELEKAYQESER; encoded by the coding sequence ATGAATTTTTCTAAATTTGGTAATAAATTTGCTAAGAATTCAGGCATTTCAGAATTAATGAAAGACCTGAATGAAGGCATCAGAACCCCCGGCTCTATTATGCTTGGCGGTGGGAACCCGGCTCATATACCTGAGATGGATAAATATTTCCAAGGTCTCCTTGCAGAAATGTGTGCCAATGGGCAATTGACCGATACCTTGTGTAACTATGACGGTCCTCAAGGCAAAGATGCCATGTTGAAAGCGCTAGCAGCAACTTTAAAAGCGAAACTAGGCTGGGATATCAGCGCGAAAAATATTGCGCTAACAAACGGCAGCCAAAGTGCGTTTTTCTATCTATTTAACCTACTTGCTGGTCGCTTTGAAGATGGTATCTCTCGTAAAGTTCTTTTCCCAATTGCCCCTGAATATGTGGGTTATGCGGATTCTGGACTTGATGACGACCTTTTTGTGGCAAATAAGCCACAAATCGAATTTTTACCTGATGGTCAGTTTAAATATCACGTTGATTTCAACACCCTTGAAATCACTGAAGATATTGGCGTTATTTGCGTGTCACGCCCAACCAATCCAACAGGGAACGTGATCACCGATGAGGAAGTTCTTCATCTTGACCAATTAGCTAAGCAACACAATATTCCATTATTGATTGATAATGCGTATGGCGTTCCCTTCCCCGGCATTATCTTTAGCGATGCCACACCATTTTGGAATGAAAATGTCATTCTCTGCATGAGTTTGTCAAAACTCGGCCTACCGGGAACTCGCTGCGGTATTATTATTGGCAGCGAAGAGTTAATTGATGCCATCAGCAATATGAATGGAATTATTAGTCTTGCTCCGGGTGGTATCGGTCCAAGCATCGCACTTGAAATGCTGCAACGTGACGATTTATTTGAATTATCTCAAAATGTTATAGGACCATTCTATAAACAGCGCGTTGAAGAGGTCATTAAGATCATTCGCCGCTATATCCCTGAAGATAAATGCCTGATTCATAAACCTGAGGGTGCCATTTTCTTGTGGTTGTGGTTTAAAGACCTACCAATTAGTTGTTTAGAACTTTATCGCCGCTTAAAAGCGCGTGGTGTGTTGATGGTTCCGGGGCACTACTTTTTCCCAGGACTTGAAGAAGATTGGCAACATGCCCATGAATGTATGCGAATGAACTATGTTCCTGAGCCAGAAAAGATTGAGCAAGGGATTCAAATCCTTGCTCAAGAATTAGAAAAAGCCTATCAAGAATCTGAACGCTAA